DNA sequence from the Chroococcidiopsis sp. TS-821 genome:
TTGTATTGGTATTAAATGTTTCCTTTATCCGCACTACAAAGAAGCATTTCAACAAGGAAAAATTATCGTTATTAATCGTCACGATCCTAATGTACCACTGGTACTACATGACTTAATTAAGCGCTGGAGTTTAAATTCTGTCTTAATTGCACCTTTAGTGTATCAACAAACGCTTCTAGGTGGAATTGTTTTACAACAGTGCGATCGCGATCGCATTTGGACTGATGATGAAATCTCACTCCTCCAAGCAATCAGCGGACAATGCGCGATCGCCATTCATCAAGCCCAAATTTTTCATCAACTACAGCAACAAACGCAATGGGAAAAAACGCTCAATCAAATCGCGCGCTCCTTGAATTCTAGCCTCGATCCTGAATATATTTTGCAAGAAATTGTGCGACTGACAGGCGAATGTTTTGACGTTGACCGCGTCATGATTTATGCTCTAGAAAACGAGCAAATTAAAATTACGCGTGAATGGCGTTCTTCTGAAGAAATCGCTTCTTTGCTCGGCTATACAACTCCTTTATCTGAATGGATGGCAAGTATTAATTTTTCTCCATATAAAGTTTTTTATGCGCCGCACTTAGAAACAATATGTCTGCCATCAAAAGAAATAGAAGTCGTCAAGTCAGTTCCGCATCTAACAGTATTAAGCGTGCCTATTTTTATTAGAGATAAGTTTTTTGGTGGATTGGCACTACATACGATTACGCGCGTTCAAGAATTTAGTGACGAGGAGATTAATTTACTGCAGAAAATTGCTGATAAAGCTGCGATCGCCTTGTATAATGCGCAAAGCTATGAATTTTTGGAAGAATTAGTTAAAAAACGAACTCAAGAGCTAGAAGCAGAAAAATTGCTTTCTGATGCTGCCAATCGCGCCAAAAGTGAGTTTTTAAGCAATATGAGTCATGAGTTACGCACGCCACTCACAGGAATTTTAGGCTTTTCTAGTATTTTAATTGAAGAAGTTTTTGGCAAGTTAAATCCTAAACAAAAACAATATATTCAAGGTATCCAAACCTGCGGAAAACATCTCCTTGAATTAATTAACGATCTTCTCGACTTAACCAAGATTGAAGCAGGCAAAGAAGAATTAATTTTAGAAGAAATCCAAGTCCTAGCGGTTTGCCAAGAATGTTTATCCTTATTTGATAAAAACCAATCATCAAAACTACAACTCAAGTTTGCGATCTCACCTGATGTTAGTACTTGCGTAGCCGATCGCCGACGCCTCAAACAGATTTTAGTTAATTTACTATCTAATGCTTTTAAATTTACAGAAGTTGGCTCAGTGACGCTTAAAGTTGAACAAACAGAAGCCGCAACTTTATTTTCTGTGATTGATACAGGAATTGGGATTTCTGCTGCGGATCAAGCAATTCTATTTCAGCCGTTTCAACAGCTAGATAGCGGGCTTGACCGCAAATACGAAGGAACAGGTTTAGGTTTAGCACTTTCACGCAAATTAGCACGGCTGCATGGCGGAGATATTACAGTGCAGTCGCAGCCTAAACGCGGTAGTTGCTTTACCTTAATTCTGCCCCACTCCCTACCTCCTAATTAACTGAGATTGCAACTTAGGTAATAGTCATGAGAGCAGCCAATACCCAGTCGAGGATATCCAGAGCGCTCTTACGATGGCAACAACGCATTCCTCAACCGTTACGCTATCTAGGATTGCTCGAAGCATACCTCATTATTTGGCTCGCGCTCGATGAAATTTCATTACTGTTTGCGACAGCGCCGGAAATTTTTGTTTGGTATCCGCCTGTTGGGTTAGATGTAACGCTTCTTTTTGTGTTTGGGCTGCGTTATCTACCAGCCTTATTTTTAAATACACTACTGCACGAATATCTCATTACTGGATACGATTTAGGATTAACTCCGCTGCTCTTTTTTAATTTTGTCACTACTGTGGGTTACGGTGGAGCCGCTGCACTATTACTCCGAAAAATCAAAATTAATCCGCGCTTACGCACATTACGCGATGTCATGTGGTTTGTTAGCGTCATGACGCTCATAACGCCTTTGATCGTCGGCGCGTTACAAACTTTTAATATTATTTTGCGGGGAATTATTCCTTTATCCAGTTGGTTAATCTACACTTTACACTCCTGGGCAGGGGCTGCAACTGGAATTGCAATGATCGCGCCATTTCTGTTAATCTTGCTGCGCCAGCTACCTTGGATTTGGGCGTATAAAGAGCAAGAAGCACCCGCGTTTGAACCCTCAATCTTTCCTTTAGAACGCAAGCAGCGTTTTGAGTTACTTTTAGAAAT
Encoded proteins:
- a CDS encoding GAF domain-containing sensor histidine kinase, translating into MPQQNIDSILKLLIVEDVLADVELMILALETAEIKFTYDTVDNLKDCEQLLQSKSYDAVLADYRLPQFTAYQVLELVQQSAQEIPLILVTGSLGEEAAVDCIKAGMTDYVLKERLFRLPMVLTRSLEEFALRRQQKAAIVRIQQHAQQQAIINRIVQAMRESLVLDDVLKSTVDALHEALKPSRCFISQPDTQKEMWVNHVSAATINREDCIGIKCFLYPHYKEAFQQGKIIVINRHDPNVPLVLHDLIKRWSLNSVLIAPLVYQQTLLGGIVLQQCDRDRIWTDDEISLLQAISGQCAIAIHQAQIFHQLQQQTQWEKTLNQIARSLNSSLDPEYILQEIVRLTGECFDVDRVMIYALENEQIKITREWRSSEEIASLLGYTTPLSEWMASINFSPYKVFYAPHLETICLPSKEIEVVKSVPHLTVLSVPIFIRDKFFGGLALHTITRVQEFSDEEINLLQKIADKAAIALYNAQSYEFLEELVKKRTQELEAEKLLSDAANRAKSEFLSNMSHELRTPLTGILGFSSILIEEVFGKLNPKQKQYIQGIQTCGKHLLELINDLLDLTKIEAGKEELILEEIQVLAVCQECLSLFDKNQSSKLQLKFAISPDVSTCVADRRRLKQILVNLLSNAFKFTEVGSVTLKVEQTEAATLFSVIDTGIGISAADQAILFQPFQQLDSGLDRKYEGTGLGLALSRKLARLHGGDITVQSQPKRGSCFTLILPHSLPPN